The Fictibacillus phosphorivorans genomic sequence GTGGCATTACATTGGATAACACGTTAGACCTTATGTCACGAATTCGCAGATATGCGGTTCCTTGTGTGCTTGAAGTATCTAATATCGAATCACTTACACCAGGATTCGATTTTTACTATATTCCTACTGTATTAAATGCAAAAGATGCTACCTTCATTACGGGGCTTCATACTGAAGCGTTGAAAGAATTTGGTGACATCATGAACTGGGACGAGATTCTAACTGAAGGATATTGCATCTTAAATCCAGATTGTGAGGCGGCAAAACGGTCGAGTGCCAACACAGAACTCTCGGCAGATGATGTTGTAGCATATGCCCGCTTGGCCGAAAAAATGTTTAAGCTTCCGATCTTTTACTTGGAATACAGCGGCACTTATGGTGATGTTGATATCGTTCGTCAAGTAAAAAACGTGCTTGAAAACACGATCCTCTATTATGGAGGCGGCATTCATTCGGGAGAACAAGCGAAAGAGATGGCAGAGTTCGCGGATACAGTTGTTGTCGGGAACGTTATTTATGACGACTTAAAAGCTGCGATTGAAACAGTTGAAGCGGTTAAGGGTAAAAGTTGATAAAATCTCAAAAATGAGTGAGAATAAAAATAAGAATATATGTTCGGGCGGTGAATGAAGAATGAGTATGCATCAAATGATTGAAAAACTATTATCAGGACTGAATCCTGAGCAGAAAGCAGCAGTAAAACATACAGACGGGCCGTTGTTATTGATGGCTGGTGCGGGAAGCGGTAAGACGAGGGTGTTAACTCATCGTATCGCTTATTTAATGATGGAAAAAGAAGTTGCACCTTGGAATATCCTAGCGATCACGTTTACAAATAAAGCAGCACGAGAGATGAAGGAAAGGGTCGCAAGAATTACAGGACCAGTAGCAGAAGAGATCTGGATTTCTACGTTCCACTCCATGTGCGTACGAATTTTACGCCGTGATATCGATCGAATCGGAATTAACCGTAACTTTACGATTTTAGATGCGACAGATCAATTGTCTGTTGTAAAAGCTGTATTGAAAGATCTGAACTACGATCCTAAAAAATATGAACCTCGCGGAATTTTAAGCGCGATCTCGTCTTTAAAGAACGAATTAAAAACAGCAGCAGATTTTGCGAAGGTGGCGAACGGGCACTTTGAAGGTGTTGTTCAAGAAGTTTATGAAGGCTATGAAAAGCGTCTTCGCAAGAATCAGGCGTTAGATTTTGATGATTTGATAATGACGACGATCCAGCTTTTTGCAAAAGTACCTGAAGTGCTAGAGTTCTATCAACGCAAGTTTCAATATATTCATGTGGATGAGTACCAAGATACGAACAGAGCGCAATATATGCTCGTTAAAATGTTAGCGGATCGATTCCGTAACCTTTGTGTGGTAGGAGACTCAGATCAGTCGATCTATGGCTGGCGTGGCGCAGATATCGCAAACATTCTATCGTTTGAAAAGGACTATAACGATGCTGAAGTTATCCTTTTAGAGCAAAACTATCGTTCTACGAAAAAGATTCTTCAAGCAGCTAATAAAGTGATCGAAAACAACATGAACCGTAAGCCAAAGAATCTTTGGACAGATAATACGGATGGCGCTAGCATCACGTACTACCAAGGTGACGATGAACAAGGAGAGAGCTATTACGTAACAGGTAAGATTCGTGAAGCTGTATCATCGGGTAAACGTTCGTATAATGACATCGCAATCCTGTATCGTACAAATGCGCAATCACGTGTTATTGAGGAAGTTTTGATCAAATCGAACATTCCGTACAATATCGTGGGCGGCACGAAGTTCTATGACAGAAAAGAGATCAAGGACATCTTAGCGTATCTTCGTCTTATTTCGAATCCAGATGATGATATCTCGCTTCAGCGTATCGTGAATGTTCCGAAGCGCGGAATCGGTGCGTCTTCTATGGATAAAGTCGCACAGTATGCAACAAACAATGATCTCTCTATGTATCAAGCGCTTCAAGAAGTAGAGCAGATTGGTCTTAGCGCACGTGCAACAAACTCTTTAAGAGAGTTCTCTGAGTTTGTTACAAACTGGACGCGTCAGCAGGAATTTCTTTCTGTGACCGAATTAACGGAAGAAGTGCTGACTAAGACAGGCTATCGTGATGCATTGAAAGCTGAGAAAACGATTGAAGCACAAAGCCGTCTAGAGAATATTGATGAGTTTATTTCAGTTACGCAAGACTTTGAAAAGAAACAAGATGATAAATCATTGATCGCGTTCTTAACTGATCTAGCACTTGTTGCAGATATTGATAAGCTCGATGAAGATGCAGCAGATGACAAGCCGAAAGAATCTGTTGTTCTGATGACGCTTCACTCTGCAAAAGGTCTAGAGTTTCCGATGGTCTTCTTGATGGGTCTTGAAGAAGGGGTATTCCCACATAGCCGTGCTCTTTTTGAAGAGAATGAGATGGAAGAGGAACGTCGACTGGCATACGTTGGAATCACCCGTGCAGAAGAAGAGTTATTCTTAACGAATGCTAGAATGCGTACCCTTTATGGACGTACGACGACAAATCCAGAATCTCGTTTTATCGCTGAGATTCCAGAAGATCTTATCGAGACAGAAGTAAAAGAAAAACCATCTGTTCCGTGGGGATCAAGTGCTCGTTCAGGTGGAGGAGCTACGCCATCGTTCATGGCACCGAAAAAGAAAATGGTTACACCTGTCTATCAATCTTCTGGTGGGGAGAAACTGGAATGGAGAGTAGGCGACAAAGTCAAACACCGTAAATGGGAAACAGGAACCGTTGTAAGCATGCGTGGTTCAGGAGATTCAATGGAACTCGACATCGCGTTTCCACAGCCTGTAGGTGTGAAAAGACTGCTTGCTAAATTTGCCCCGATTGAAAAAGCGTAAGAAAAGAAGGAGTGGAACGGGTTGAACGAAGAACAAGCGAAGGAACGCATCCTGGAACTCCGGGAAATGCTAGAAAAATATAATTACGAATATCACGTACTAGACAAGCCGTCTGTACCTGATGCTGAATATGATCAGCTCATGAAAGAGCTGATCGAGCTTGAGAACAATCATCCAAAACTTCATGACGAGCATTCGCCTACATCACGTGTAGGCGGTGCTGTTTTGGACTTTTTTGAAAAAGTAGAACATACTGTACCGATGCTGAGTCTAGGTAATGCTTTCAACGATCAAGATCTGCGAGATTTTGACCGCCGTGTGAGAGATGGCGTAGGTTCGAACGTATCGTATGTTGCTGAACTTAAGATCGATGGTCTAGCTGTATCCCTTACGTATCAAGATGGTCGTTTTGTTCGTGGGGCTACACGTGGTGACGGCACAATCGGTGAGGATATAACGAATAATTTAAAAACGATCCGTTCTATTCCATTTAAGTTAAAAGAAGATGTCATGCTTGAAGTACGAGGCGAGGCGTTCATGCCAAAAAGATCCTTCCAAAAGCTCAATGCACATAGAGAAGAAGAAGGACAAGAGCTTTTTGCGAATCCACGGAACGCAGCAGCTGGATCTTTACGTCAGCTTGATCCGAAGATCGCCGCGAGCCGTAACCTCGATATTTTTCTTTATGGTGTAGGAAAGCTTGAAGGTCATTCGGTCGATTTCCACGACGAAAGTCTAACGTACTTAAGCCACTTAGGTTTCAAAACGAACCCAGAGTGGAAGAAGTGCGCGAACATTGAAGAAGTGATTGAATATGTGAACAGCTGGCAGGAAAAGCGTCCAGACCTTCCATATGAGATCGACGGAATCGTTATCAAGGTGAACTCTCTTTATCAGCAAGAGGAACTAGGATTCACGGCGAAGAACCCGCGTTGGGCGATCGCGTACAAGTTTCCTGCTGAAGAGGTTGTTACAAAGCTTGAAGGCATCGAGTTGAACGTTGGACGTACGGGTGTCGTTACACCGACTGCACTGCTGCAACCTGTGTTAGTAGCGGGAACGACGGTAAAGCGTGCATCGTTACATAATGAAGACTTGATTCGTGAAAAAGATATCAAGCTCGGTGATTATGTTGTGGTAAAAAAAGCCGGTGACATCATTCCGGAAGTCGTGAATGTAATAACGGAGCGCCGAACTGGTGATGAGATCGATTTTAATATGCCGACCGAATGCCCGGAGTGCGACAGCAAGCTAGAGCGTCTGGATGGTGAAGTAGCTTTAAGGTGTTTGAACCCGCAATGTCCGGCACAGATTCGAGAAGGATTCATACACTTTGTATCGCGAAACGCCATGAACATTGATGGGCTAGGCGAAAAGGTAGTCGCACAGCTGT encodes the following:
- a CDS encoding heptaprenylglyceryl phosphate synthase; amino-acid sequence: MFDYRKWKHVFKLDPDKEISDSDLELICESGTDAVIVGGSSGITLDNTLDLMSRIRRYAVPCVLEVSNIESLTPGFDFYYIPTVLNAKDATFITGLHTEALKEFGDIMNWDEILTEGYCILNPDCEAAKRSSANTELSADDVVAYARLAEKMFKLPIFYLEYSGTYGDVDIVRQVKNVLENTILYYGGGIHSGEQAKEMAEFADTVVVGNVIYDDLKAAIETVEAVKGKS
- the pcrA gene encoding DNA helicase PcrA — protein: MHQMIEKLLSGLNPEQKAAVKHTDGPLLLMAGAGSGKTRVLTHRIAYLMMEKEVAPWNILAITFTNKAAREMKERVARITGPVAEEIWISTFHSMCVRILRRDIDRIGINRNFTILDATDQLSVVKAVLKDLNYDPKKYEPRGILSAISSLKNELKTAADFAKVANGHFEGVVQEVYEGYEKRLRKNQALDFDDLIMTTIQLFAKVPEVLEFYQRKFQYIHVDEYQDTNRAQYMLVKMLADRFRNLCVVGDSDQSIYGWRGADIANILSFEKDYNDAEVILLEQNYRSTKKILQAANKVIENNMNRKPKNLWTDNTDGASITYYQGDDEQGESYYVTGKIREAVSSGKRSYNDIAILYRTNAQSRVIEEVLIKSNIPYNIVGGTKFYDRKEIKDILAYLRLISNPDDDISLQRIVNVPKRGIGASSMDKVAQYATNNDLSMYQALQEVEQIGLSARATNSLREFSEFVTNWTRQQEFLSVTELTEEVLTKTGYRDALKAEKTIEAQSRLENIDEFISVTQDFEKKQDDKSLIAFLTDLALVADIDKLDEDAADDKPKESVVLMTLHSAKGLEFPMVFLMGLEEGVFPHSRALFEENEMEEERRLAYVGITRAEEELFLTNARMRTLYGRTTTNPESRFIAEIPEDLIETEVKEKPSVPWGSSARSGGGATPSFMAPKKKMVTPVYQSSGGEKLEWRVGDKVKHRKWETGTVVSMRGSGDSMELDIAFPQPVGVKRLLAKFAPIEKA
- the ligA gene encoding NAD-dependent DNA ligase LigA; this encodes MNEEQAKERILELREMLEKYNYEYHVLDKPSVPDAEYDQLMKELIELENNHPKLHDEHSPTSRVGGAVLDFFEKVEHTVPMLSLGNAFNDQDLRDFDRRVRDGVGSNVSYVAELKIDGLAVSLTYQDGRFVRGATRGDGTIGEDITNNLKTIRSIPFKLKEDVMLEVRGEAFMPKRSFQKLNAHREEEGQELFANPRNAAAGSLRQLDPKIAASRNLDIFLYGVGKLEGHSVDFHDESLTYLSHLGFKTNPEWKKCANIEEVIEYVNSWQEKRPDLPYEIDGIVIKVNSLYQQEELGFTAKNPRWAIAYKFPAEEVVTKLEGIELNVGRTGVVTPTALLQPVLVAGTTVKRASLHNEDLIREKDIKLGDYVVVKKAGDIIPEVVNVITERRTGDEIDFNMPTECPECDSKLERLDGEVALRCLNPQCPAQIREGFIHFVSRNAMNIDGLGEKVVAQLFKEKLIQNFADLFKLEREKLLELERMGEKSVDNLLAAIEKSKENSLERLLFGLGIRHVGAKAAKTIAQRFENMDGLMSASKEELLAVEEIGEKMADSILLYFSKPEVHELVAELKTLGMNMEYKGPKLVKVEDLDTPFAGKTVVLTGKLSILTRNDAKEQLERLGAKVTGSVSKNTDMLIAGEDAGSKLDKAKTLGIEIWDEQKLVDELNK